One region of Quercus lobata isolate SW786 chromosome 2, ValleyOak3.0 Primary Assembly, whole genome shotgun sequence genomic DNA includes:
- the LOC115978137 gene encoding uncharacterized protein LOC115978137: MGACFSCISSQPFKSIRVVHFNGYVEDFEHPVSVNEVTAKSPKHFVCTPAQLLSNGSKPLKPDTQLELGKIYFLLPFSTLQADVSPMDLASIVRKLTTVAKTSPLWSQQHGSNPATSPNRFMETEKPVVAYGAPRSARARSWRPILDTIRERSFNRRSESDLQEMHSETVK; the protein is encoded by the coding sequence ATGGGTGCTTGTTTTTCTTGCATATCTTCACAACCATTCAAGAGCATAAGAGTTGTTCACTTTAATGGTTATGTGGAGGACTTTGAACATCCTGTTTCTGTTAATGAAGTCACAGCCAAGTCCCCAAAGCACTTTGTCTGCACCCCAGCTCAGCTTCTATCCAATGGCTCCAAACCACTAAAGCCTGATACTCAACTTGAACTAGGCAAAATCTATTTCTTGCTACCATTCTCAACATTACAAGCTGATGTTTCTCCTATGGACTTGGCCTCTATAGTGAGGAAGCTAACCACAGTAGCAAAAACTAGTCCTTTGTGGAGCCAACAACATGGTTCAAACCCAGCTACAAGTCCTAACCGGTTTATGGAGACCGAAAAGCCTGTGGTGGCATATGGTGCACCAAGGTCTGCCAGAGCACGATCGTGGAGGCCTATTTTGGACACCATTAGAGAGAGGTCATTCAATCGTAGAAGCGAATCAGATTTGCAAGAAATGCATTCTGAGACAGTGAAATAG